ATCCTTTGATTTCTCTTATATCATTGAATGTTTGCAAAATAAGATTATCAATGAATAAAATTTTTTGATAATCCTTACTATCAACTAAATCCATAAATACCCATTCACACTCGACTACTATTTTTCAAAAGAGCCTCTGCATGTTTAATGCTGCTGTCATTAATATCCCCACTAAGCATCCTAGCAATCTCTGAAACTCGATCATTTCCTTTCAACAGAGTAGCACTAACACAAGTACCACTTTTACTGCATTCCTTTTTTATTAAAACATGATAATCTGCAAGACTTGCAATATTGGCAAGATGAGTTACAACAAATATTTGAATATTATCAGATAAATTTTTTAAATACTTACCCAAACTAACACCAGCCTCTCCCCCTATCCCAGAATCAATCTCATCAAATATTACAAGCCTATCTTCGCTAACATTTTGTACACTCTTAATAGCCAACATTATCCTTGAAAGCTCACCCCCAGAAGCAATTCTATAAATTGGCTGCGCCTTTAACCCAAGATTACTAGAAATTGAAAACTCTACCTCATCAATACCCGTCAAGCTCATTTTCTTTTCCGATACTGAAGCAAAAAATTTTGCATTACCCATATTAAGCCTGTGTAATATTTCTGTTACTCCAGAAGAAAAGCTTAAGGCAGCCCCTTTCCTAGCTTTTGAAATATTACCCGCCAACTTTTCCACCAGGCGTAACAAGTCATTCAATCTTTGCTCCCTATCTAGCCTTTCAGTTTCAAAATTAAGAGACGAATGCACAACAGTACCACACCTTTCTCTCAATTCTATGACATCTTCAATATTTGGTCCATACTTTTTTTTGAGGCGAAAAATGTCATATAACCTGCTCTCTATTTCTTCAACCTCTCTCTCATCATAAGTCATATCAAGCAGGAGCTGACTATAAGCCTGCCCAATATCCTCAAGCTCATAATAAGAATTCTTAAGACGCTTCTCAAGCTCATAATAAGCACTGTTCATCCCAGATAGATATTCAGAGTCACAAATTACCCTTTTTATCTCACCCAAAGCAGAAGCCTTTTCGCTCAAAGTTAAGACATTCTTTAAGTTTAACAGCGTACTGCACAAAGCTTCATGATTTCGAAGCTCATCTAACCTGAGCTTTAAACTCTCCTCTTCCCCTATTCTGGGACTTAAAGAATCTATATCCTTAAGTATACTTTCACATTCTTCTTTACTTTCTTTATGCGATTTTTCTTCCGAAATAAAATTATCATAATCATGTAAAAATTTAATGTAATCCTCGTAAACTAATTTATATTCTTCCAAATAAGCATTCAAATTAGCATAATTATCTAAAATTTTTAGATTATTTGATGGATTTCTCAAAATTAAATATTGTTGATTTTGAGAGTGAACCTCAACCAGCATGTCAAAAACCGGTTTTAAGACTACGCTAGAAATAGGCTCATTGTTAATATAGTAATTACTCAAAAAAGTGTCTGAAGACTTAGCTATAATTACCCTCTTTATGACAATAAAATCGTCTACTGGTAATCCCTTAGAAAGCAAATAATCTCTAGATTCTTTATTTGCCACAAACTTAGCAAGCAAAACACACTCTCCCTCTTTATCCATAATGACGTTATCTTTAAGTTTTCCACCAAACAAATAATAAATTGAAGACAACAGCAAACTCTTCCCACTGCCAGACTCACCCGTAAATACTACTAAGCCCTTGCTAAGATCAATAAATACCTCTTTAATTAAAACAAAATTTCTTATAAATAGCTCAACCAACATATAAAACTCAAAAATAAAATATTAAAATGCTTCGTCTTATAATAACTTATTTTTAAGTCTTTTCACAAAAGTATCCGTACAAAAAGACGCAAACCGAAGGCTTTTATTTGCGAGATTTACTTCAAAAACAATGCCAACTTCAAACTTTCCAAGATTAACCCCATCAATAAAAATTGATGCTGGTTTTAGGGTACATTTTTTTTGAAATGAAAGCGTAACCTTACTCCCAACTGAGAAAACAAAGGAACGATTATAAACCGAATGCGGAGAAATGGGAGTTAAAATGAAAGCTTTAAGATCTGATTCTAAAATAGAGCCCCCTGCAGAGAAAGAATATCCGGTTGACCCCGTAGGGGTCGCAAATATTATCCCATCACTTCTGTATGAAAGAAAATCTTCTGAGTTAACCTTAAGATCTACACAAATTAACTTATTAAGAATACTTGAACGAATAATCACATCATTTAAAGCATACTTAGTAAATAAAGCGTGCCCACTCTCATAAGCACTCACACTAAGCAAATATTTCTCATGAATAACTAAAGAATTATTGAAAAATTTATCTATGACTTCCCTAAAATCTTTGGGCTTTATGTCTGCTAAAAACCCTACTTTGCCCAGATTGATTGAAATAATTGGAATATCAATATCATTTTCTAACAACAAACTACTGGCCAATAAAACCGTGCCATCGCCCCCCAAGGTTATTGCAAAAATCAAACCAGTACCCGCTGACAACCCCAAAGATTTACCAGCTCCCATTAACAAACTTAAAACACCATATTTATCTTTTAGATATTTTTGTATCTCGCAACCAAGAAACTCAGCATGCAAATTTGAGTAATTAACATAAATTAAAACCCTATCCTCCATTACTCTCCTTGTATGGAATCTCTTCAAACTCAACCTTGTCAAATATCTGCTCAATATCAATTAATACTAAATACTCACTCTCAAAATTTTCCTCTCTATCGACTTTAACAACACCAGATATATACTTTCTGTCCAAAGTCTGCAAAGTAGCAGGAGGTTCCTGCACCCTAGATTCATCAAAACTAATAACTTTTAAAACTTTATCCACAAATATGCCTAAAAGCTTTCCCTTAATATTTACTATTAAATAACCTGTTAAAATTTTATCTTCCTCTGTCTGGCAAATAGAAGGAATGTTGAACCTAACATTTAAATTTATTAAAGGAATAATATCCCCTCTGAGATTGTAAATACCTGTAATGTACTCAGGAACATTGGGTATCGCATATATGCTCTCCAGAGGCACCTTGATCACCTCCCTAATATGATCTATTGTAACCCCATAGCTTTCCCTTCCTATTTTAAAACACGCAATCTGAAGCTGAGATCTTCTTTCTCTAACTTTTTCTCTTCCAAACATACCCACACCCTTAACATTATCTAAACTACTCGCTCCTAATGCATGAAGCCCTTAGATAAAAAATAAACTTCAAATGAATTCTTTCTCACAGCTTTAGGCCTAATCTTCCTAACAAGTCTAAAACACCTCTTAAGCATAAAAAAAATCTGTTCCTCCTCTCCCCCCTGAAAAACCTTAATTAATAAATTTCCGCCCACCACCAACACTTCAGAAGCTAGATCCACTACTCTACTACTCAGATTAAAAGAATTGCTCGTATCAACCAATCTGTTACCGGTAGTTCTAGGAGCTACATCACTTAACACCAAACTGTAAGGAGCAAAAGATTTAATTTTTTGCAAAACACTATCAAGATGAATATCACCCTTTATAAAACAAAAATCACTACTAAAATTAAGACCCACCTCATCAAGATCAACGGCAACAAGCATTCCCCCTTGCAACTTACCATAAGCATACTGAGAAAAACTGCCAGGAGATGCCCCAATATCCAATATGTTACCAGAAGAAAACAAGGAAAACCTCTTGTCAATTTCTATCAACTTATAAACAGACCTAGCAAGGTATCCTTCCCTCCTGGCCCTCCTAGAATACTCATCGTTAATATCATACATACAACTCTCACCGCAGCTATGCTTCTATTATAATTCTTATTATGAAAAATAAATTATTTTTAGAAAATATTGAAAAGAACATTAATGTCGTGTTTTCAAATGAATATTTTCTAAATCTCTTTAAAGACACAGATTTAGAGCTAAAGCTTAATATAAGAGGGAAAACCTTAAGGAACATTCAAGCTCCAGCCGTTGAGATAATCAAACGAGGAGGGAAGAGAATAAGACCAATGCTAATGGTTGCCCTGGCGTATGCGATGGGGTATGACCCCAGCGCCACTGAAAATTTATACAAGTTAAGCTTGTTACTTGAGTTGCCTCATTCCGGAAGCTTAATTGTTGATGATATTGAAGACGGCGCCTTGCAAAGAAGAGGAGGGCCTTCTATTCACTTGATTTATGGAATAGATTCCAGCATTAATACTGCAAATCTAATTTATTTCCTGCCAATGAGTCTATTAAGGAACTCCAATTTAAAAGAAAGCCAAAAATTATTAATTTATGAAAATTTTTTCACAACTCTTGCAGCTCTTCACCTAGGACAAGGAATAGACATTGAATTTCACAACACAACGCGCGCTCCAAGCATCAAGGAGTATATCTCTTTAGTAGAGCTTAAGACAAGCTCTCTTTTTGGAATGGCAGGGTTTTTAGCTGGAATACTTACAAATAACGAAAATAAGTCTAAAAGTCTTTATAATACCTTCTTAAGATTCGGAACCTATTTCCAAATAATGGATGATATTAAGAATATTAAAAATGGAATTGAGGGTAAAGATTTTGGGGATGATTTAATTGAAGGAAAGAAAAGCCTTCCCTTAATATACTTCTTAAGAGAAAAAAAATTTGACAAAAATATAATTAAAACACTAGATAAAATTAAAAAAACACCCATAAATGAATCAAGAGAAGACATATTGGAATTTAGTAATATGATTAACTCATCAAACGCCACAAAAAAAGCTTTAAAACTTGCCATGTGGTATTTCAATAAATTTATAGAAGAACTAAATTCATATAAACTTATCAGCGAGTACCAAGACGTAATACTAGAAATTTTAAACGAAATAAAAGAGGATAGCCTATGAAAAAATTTATAATAATTCTAACCCTTACGAATATCTTTATTTCCATTTACGCAAACATGCCTGTAGAAGATTCGGAAGAGGATAACATCGATGAGCTTTACAAAGAATCAATTTTATTAAAAAATTTAAAAAAATATGATGAATCTAAATCATTATTGATGGAAATCATAAACAAGGACCCAAAACAAGCTGATGCGTACTTATTGCTCTCGGAACTAGAATATCTGATGGGAAATTGGCTAGACGCAATTGAGCAAACAAAAACTTATCTAAAGATAATTGACTTCACGGATACATCAAATTATCTTGACATTTCATGGGCATACTTCCTAATAGGAGAGTCTAGCAACTCAATGGGTTACATAATAGACTTTATCCAAAAAAATCAAAAGTTGTTAACTACTAACACATACGTACTCATTGACACCATATTAAAAAAAGGTCTTTATCATTTCATTGAGGATGAAGATTCGATATTTAATCTAATAATTAACACTATTTTCCAAATAGAAACACATGACGATACGCTATACACACTCTTTCTACATAACCTAGATATTGTAAAACAACTACCTTTTTATCTCTTTAATAAAATCAAAATAAAAAAGTTAGAATCACAAATGAGAGCCCTAAAGCAAATTAAAAATTCAACAAATGGCATGACTAAAATTTCTTATTTTTCCTAAAAAGGGAAATCAATACATTGATCAATATGGCCATATAAAATGGAAAAGAGAGAGCAAAATAAGAATTTACATAATCCTGAAAATTAAAGAAATTATATTCAATAAACACTATCAAGAATGAAATTGGAAAAATGAGCCACGGGCTTGCAAATGAAATATATAATATACAAACGGCAAGCCAACCATTATTTAATCCCAAATTGTGAGAATAAGCATTAAGACTTATCGCAAGAAATGAACCTGCCACACTCGCTGAGAGTGCAGATATTAAGATAGCAAAAGACTTAAAGCAATTACTAGTTCTCTCGCCCAATACATTCTCACAACCCCCCGCGCGTATTAACTCAAAAACTACCCTAACTCTTGAAAAATTTATTATATATATACTGAGTCCTAAAAAGACGAAAAAAAATATAACAAAGAAAGAAATAATAAAACTATTTGATAGATCCAAACTAAATCCTGGCATAAAATCAAAATTAAACCTCATCAAGAAGCTAACTAAAAAATAACATAATATATTAATACCTATGCCTGATATGAAAATGTCATATCCCTTAGCTACAAGAAAAGACAAAAACCCGCCAAAAATAAAACTAACAATAAGCGATGTAACAATTGAAATAAAAATTCCATACCCCAAATAAATAAGAAGAGATGTTAAGAAAACAGACAAAAAAGAAATTCCTTCAATGGATATATTTAAAAGACCTATTTTTTCCGTATAAAGCGCTCCAAGTGCTAAATATGAAAATATTAGAGAATGCATGAAAATAATAAGCATTATTTTTTACCCGAATTAATTAAAAATAATGAGAAAAAAATAGAGACAGCCTGATATAATCCAATAAAATCATACTTGAAAGAATAATGTATTTTAAGGTAACTATTAAACTCATTCAGCATTGCAAAAAATAAGCTAAAGAACAATACATAAATATAATTAAACCCCGAAATTACGGCCACAATAAAGCCACTCCAACCAAGTCCCATAGTTAACCCTAAAAATAAATAATTTTTAAAAAATATGACAAACATTGCACCTACAAGCCCATTAAGAAAAGCACTGGCAAATACCGTGCAAAATTTATACTTAAACTCATTAATGCCAAAAAATTTACCCAACATCTTCCTGTCACTCAATATTTCAAGCCTTAATCCTAAAATAGTCCGCTTGTGTATAAATACATAAAACCCCCAAACCAAAATCCCAAACAAAAGTAAATATGGCAAAGAAGTATCAAGAGTGAATATCTTAGCAACGCTCTTCGCTTGATTCAAAAATTCATTTGAACCTAATAGCTTTGATATAAACCCATCTACCAATCTTTGATTCCCATAAGAAATCAAAAGACCCGTAAGAATCTCATTTACCCCAAAAAAGAATGTTAAAAAAAAAGGAATAATCCCTATAAGGCCAACCAAAAACGAACTTAATATCATTACTAACACAAAATTAAAATACGTAAGCCCAAACAATTCACAAAACACATAAGCTAGATAAGCACCAAAATAAACTTGCCCTTCATGCCCAAGATTTAAGCTATTACTTCTAGCACAGGTAGAAATCCCTGTCGCAATCAACAGGAGCAATATAAAATTCCAAGATATTGCCTTGATATAAGACAGACCAAAAAATCCATCAAAAAAATAACTAATAACCAATGCAATAAATGAAAAAGCCAAGAACACATACTTAGGTGATCTCATATGAATAGCAGTTCCTTTAAGTTTGCTTTATTAATATGCTCTCTTCTCATTCTCAACAAAACCTCGCCAGCCTTAATTGCTAAAACATCATCAGATAGAAGAAGTAACTCATCTAAATTAGGAGTGATTAACAGCACGGGTTTACGCTTGGCAAAATTACGAATAAAAATGGTTACCTCATTATATGCCCTATAATCCAGATTGCTAAGAGGCGAAAAACAAATCAAAACACTCTTTGTAATGTACTTTTCCCTGAAAAGAGCCAGTTTTTTTAAAGTTCCTCCTGAAAATAAAAAAGACTTAGAATAAAAAGTTTTAACTATCTTATCATCTCCATATCCCATATCTTTTCTAAAAAATTCCTTAAGCTTTTTAACAGTAGATTCTTTAATAAAAAGCTCGTTCTCAAAACTCATTATTTTCGCTAAAAAACTATCTAGTATAGTACTATTATCAGAAAATAAATTTGCAATACCTAAAGGTAAAAATCCAGCCTTTAGTTCGTAAACATCAATACTTTCGTACCTCTTACCGTTCATTTTTATACATCCCACAAATGGAATTTCTCCTAAAAATAACTTCTCCCACGTTTTTATTGCTGCCTCTTCTGCAATAATTCCAAAAACTCCTCTTCTTTTTAAAGAAAAATTAATATCATACTTCCAAAAATCTTCAAAAAATAAACTAAATTTCATAAAATCCTCATCTGATTTATCATAATTAACCTTTGTAAAAACAAATTTATCCGTTGCCATTTCAAGTTTGTTAAGTATCGTCTCCCTGTTTGTTGTCCTGAAACATTTCCCATCTTTTAAAATAACAAATTCATCGCTAAAGTTTATGGCACTCCCAATTTCCCTATGAGTGATAAAAAGAGAAGTAATACCCGTCTTCTTAAGATGGCTAAGGAGCTTAATAAACTCCTTAGCCTCTTTTTGAGAAAAATAAGCTACACTTTCATCAAAAATAATAACCTTTGCATTGCTCTTAAGAGAAGAAATGATAAGCAGAAGATATACCTCTTTAATATTTAAATCCCGTATTCTTTTATCCAGATTAAAATCAATATTATAAAACTGTCTAATCCACTTATAATACCTGTAGGTCCTAGACTTATTCATTAAAACAAAAAACTTAGAACCAAACCAGTAAATATTAAGATACTCCCATACTCTTAAATTCATATTA
The sequence above is drawn from the Borrelia sp. RT5S genome and encodes:
- a CDS encoding RlmE family RNA methyltransferase, with product MYDINDEYSRRARREGYLARSVYKLIEIDKRFSLFSSGNILDIGASPGSFSQYAYGKLQGGMLVAVDLDEVGLNFSSDFCFIKGDIHLDSVLQKIKSFAPYSLVLSDVAPRTTGNRLVDTSNSFNLSSRVVDLASEVLVVGGNLLIKVFQGGEEEQIFFMLKRCFRLVRKIRPKAVRKNSFEVYFLSKGFMH
- a CDS encoding polyprenyl synthetase family protein yields the protein MKNKLFLENIEKNINVVFSNEYFLNLFKDTDLELKLNIRGKTLRNIQAPAVEIIKRGGKRIRPMLMVALAYAMGYDPSATENLYKLSLLLELPHSGSLIVDDIEDGALQRRGGPSIHLIYGIDSSINTANLIYFLPMSLLRNSNLKESQKLLIYENFFTTLAALHLGQGIDIEFHNTTRAPSIKEYISLVELKTSSLFGMAGFLAGILTNNENKSKSLYNTFLRFGTYFQIMDDIKNIKNGIEGKDFGDDLIEGKKSLPLIYFLREKKFDKNIIKTLDKIKKTPINESREDILEFSNMINSSNATKKALKLAMWYFNKFIEELNSYKLISEYQDVILEILNEIKEDSL
- a CDS encoding ATP-binding cassette domain-containing protein, with the protein product MIEFKNIVKSFPDIERPILDNVNLKIEEAKILTVVGRNGEGKSTLSKIIAGAAHFDSGDVFVDNRIQKSWNVDEAKSNGVYLVSQIPKLNMNLRVWEYLNIYWFGSKFFVLMNKSRTYRYYKWIRQFYNIDFNLDKRIRDLNIKEVYLLLIISSLKSNAKVIIFDESVAYFSQKEAKEFIKLLSHLKKTGITSLFITHREIGSAINFSDEFVILKDGKCFRTTNRETILNKLEMATDKFVFTKVNYDKSDEDFMKFSLFFEDFWKYDINFSLKRRGVFGIIAEEAAIKTWEKLFLGEIPFVGCIKMNGKRYESIDVYELKAGFLPLGIANLFSDNSTILDSFLAKIMSFENELFIKESTVKKLKEFFRKDMGYGDDKIVKTFYSKSFLFSGGTLKKLALFREKYITKSVLICFSPLSNLDYRAYNEVTIFIRNFAKRKPVLLITPNLDELLLLSDDVLAIKAGEVLLRMRREHINKANLKELLFI
- a CDS encoding chemotaxis protein CheW, which translates into the protein MFGREKVRERRSQLQIACFKIGRESYGVTIDHIREVIKVPLESIYAIPNVPEYITGIYNLRGDIIPLINLNVRFNIPSICQTEEDKILTGYLIVNIKGKLLGIFVDKVLKVISFDESRVQEPPATLQTLDRKYISGVVKVDREENFESEYLVLIDIEQIFDKVEFEEIPYKESNGG
- a CDS encoding ABC transporter permease; the protein is MRSPKYVFLAFSFIALVISYFFDGFFGLSYIKAISWNFILLLLIATGISTCARSNSLNLGHEGQVYFGAYLAYVFCELFGLTYFNFVLVMILSSFLVGLIGIIPFFLTFFFGVNEILTGLLISYGNQRLVDGFISKLLGSNEFLNQAKSVAKIFTLDTSLPYLLLFGILVWGFYVFIHKRTILGLRLEILSDRKMLGKFFGINEFKYKFCTVFASAFLNGLVGAMFVIFFKNYLFLGLTMGLGWSGFIVAVISGFNYIYVLFFSLFFAMLNEFNSYLKIHYSFKYDFIGLYQAVSIFFSLFLINSGKK
- a CDS encoding DNA repair protein RecN, translated to MLVELFIRNFVLIKEVFIDLSKGLVVFTGESGSGKSLLLSSIYYLFGGKLKDNVIMDKEGECVLLAKFVANKESRDYLLSKGLPVDDFIVIKRVIIAKSSDTFLSNYYINNEPISSVVLKPVFDMLVEVHSQNQQYLILRNPSNNLKILDNYANLNAYLEEYKLVYEDYIKFLHDYDNFISEEKSHKESKEECESILKDIDSLSPRIGEEESLKLRLDELRNHEALCSTLLNLKNVLTLSEKASALGEIKRVICDSEYLSGMNSAYYELEKRLKNSYYELEDIGQAYSQLLLDMTYDEREVEEIESRLYDIFRLKKKYGPNIEDVIELRERCGTVVHSSLNFETERLDREQRLNDLLRLVEKLAGNISKARKGAALSFSSGVTEILHRLNMGNAKFFASVSEKKMSLTGIDEVEFSISSNLGLKAQPIYRIASGGELSRIMLAIKSVQNVSEDRLVIFDEIDSGIGGEAGVSLGKYLKNLSDNIQIFVVTHLANIASLADYHVLIKKECSKSGTCVSATLLKGNDRVSEIARMLSGDINDSSIKHAEALLKNSSRV
- a CDS encoding ABC transporter permease, whose product is MLIIFMHSLIFSYLALGALYTEKIGLLNISIEGISFLSVFLTSLLIYLGYGIFISIVTSLIVSFIFGGFLSFLVAKGYDIFISGIGINILCYFLVSFLMRFNFDFMPGFSLDLSNSFIISFFVIFFFVFLGLSIYIINFSRVRVVFELIRAGGCENVLGERTSNCFKSFAILISALSASVAGSFLAISLNAYSHNLGLNNGWLAVCILYISFASPWLIFPISFLIVFIEYNFFNFQDYVNSYFALSFPFYMAILINVLISLFRKNKKF
- a CDS encoding tetratricopeptide repeat protein encodes the protein MKKFIIILTLTNIFISIYANMPVEDSEEDNIDELYKESILLKNLKKYDESKSLLMEIINKDPKQADAYLLLSELEYLMGNWLDAIEQTKTYLKIIDFTDTSNYLDISWAYFLIGESSNSMGYIIDFIQKNQKLLTTNTYVLIDTILKKGLYHFIEDEDSIFNLIINTIFQIETHDDTLYTLFLHNLDIVKQLPFYLFNKIKIKKLESQMRALKQIKNSTNGMTKISYFS
- a CDS encoding NAD(+)/NADH kinase, translated to MEDRVLIYVNYSNLHAEFLGCEIQKYLKDKYGVLSLLMGAGKSLGLSAGTGLIFAITLGGDGTVLLASSLLLENDIDIPIISINLGKVGFLADIKPKDFREVIDKFFNNSLVIHEKYLLSVSAYESGHALFTKYALNDVIIRSSILNKLICVDLKVNSEDFLSYRSDGIIFATPTGSTGYSFSAGGSILESDLKAFILTPISPHSVYNRSFVFSVGSKVTLSFQKKCTLKPASIFIDGVNLGKFEVGIVFEVNLANKSLRFASFCTDTFVKRLKNKLL